From the Malus domestica chromosome 17, GDT2T_hap1 genome, one window contains:
- the LOC114822735 gene encoding inorganic pyrophosphatase 1-like codes for MAGIVVVFDFDKTIIECDSDNWVVDELGATDLFNQLLPTMPWNSLMDTMMKELRSQGKTIEDTAEVLKRIPIHPRVVPAIKAAHALGCDLRILSDANLFFIETILKHLGLEEYFSEINTNPSYVDEEGSLRISPYCDFTNSPHGCSLCPPNMCKSVILERIQTSVSTEGKKRLIYLGDGSGDYCPSLKLKEGDFVMPRKNFPLFDLICKNPLLIKAGIHEWTDGEELEQILLNLINSISIEENAQFLSADCKLQTISVEALPQALPVQQ; via the exons ATGGCAGGAATTGTGGTGGTTTTCGACTTTGACAAGACAATCATTGAGTGTGATAGTGACAATTGGGTGGTGGATGAATTAGGTGCCACTGACTTGTTCAATCAACTTCTCCCCACCATGCCTTGGAACTCACTCATG gaTACGATGATGAAGGAGCTTCGTTCGCAAGGAAAAACCATTGAAGACACTGCGGAGGTTCTGAAAAGGATCCCAATTCATCCAAGAGTTGTGCCAGCCATTAAAGCAGCTCATGCTTTAGG GTGTGATTTGAGGATTTTGAGTGATGCAAATCTGTTTTTTATTGAGACAATTTTGAAGCATCTTGGATTAGAGGAATATTTCTCAGAGATCAACACCAACCCAAGTTATGTTGATGAAGAAGGAAGTCTTAGGATTTCACCTTACTGTGATTTCACCAATTCCCCTCATGGCTGCAGCCTCTGCCCTCCCAACATGTGCAAG AGTGTGATCCTTGAAAGAATCCAGACTTCTGTATCAACTGAGGGGAAGAAAAGGTTAATCTATCTTGGTGATGGAAGTGGAGATTACTGCCCAAGTTTGAAGCTCAAAGAAGGAGATTTTGTGATGCCAAGGAAGAACTTCCCACTTTTTGACctaatctgcaaaaacccattACTCATCAAGGCTGGCATCCATGAGTGGACTGATGGGGAGGAGCTTGAGCAGATTCTGCTAAACCTAATCAACTCAATTTCCATTGAAGAAAATGCTCAGTTTCTTTCAGCAGATTGCAAGTTGCAGACTATTTCTGTTGAGGCACTACCTCAAGCTCTCCCTGTCCAGCAATAG